The proteins below come from a single Psychrobacter sp. PL19 genomic window:
- a CDS encoding SulP family inorganic anion transporter — protein MLNVIKEHWLSNVRGDILAGMVVALALIPEAIAFSIIAGVDPQVGLYASFCIAVVIAFVGGRPAMISAATGAMALLMVTLVKDHGLQYLLAATVLTGVLQVIFGFLKLGNLMKYVSQSVIIGFINALAILIFMSQLPELMPQAGSNLWHVYALVALGLIIIYGYPHIPKIGKIIPSPLVCIVLVTILAIVFGAEARTISDMGQLPDTLPIFLLPDIPLNMDTLRIILPYSISLAIVGLLESMMTLSIVDDLTDTKGDRNKECKGQGMANMVSGFFGGMAGCAMIGQSIINVKSGGFTRLSTLIAGLFLLLMVVFLSDWLKIIPMAALVAVMIMVSVGTFNWGSFKELKTKPLQSNLVMITTVAVVVATHNLAYGVLIGVLLSALFFANKIERYMSVDTQLDESKQTRYYRVNGQVFFSSAERLIESFDIKEAIPNVVINVSEAHFWDVTAVAAIDKVIIKFRREGTEVELIGLNEASQAMVEKFGVHDKSDAANNLSAH, from the coding sequence ATGTTAAATGTTATTAAAGAGCATTGGCTATCAAATGTTAGAGGCGATATTTTAGCGGGTATGGTGGTCGCCTTAGCGCTTATTCCCGAAGCCATTGCCTTTTCAATTATTGCTGGTGTCGACCCACAGGTGGGTCTTTATGCCTCGTTTTGTATCGCAGTGGTTATCGCTTTCGTTGGCGGCCGGCCAGCGATGATTTCTGCCGCTACTGGTGCCATGGCTTTATTAATGGTCACGCTAGTCAAAGATCATGGTTTACAGTACTTGCTGGCAGCAACTGTGTTGACAGGGGTTTTACAGGTTATCTTTGGTTTCTTAAAACTGGGTAATCTGATGAAGTACGTTTCTCAGTCAGTTATTATTGGTTTTATTAATGCCTTAGCCATTTTAATTTTTATGTCGCAACTTCCTGAGTTAATGCCGCAAGCGGGCTCCAATTTATGGCATGTCTATGCTCTGGTTGCTTTAGGGTTAATCATAATATATGGTTATCCTCACATTCCAAAAATTGGCAAGATCATTCCTTCACCCTTGGTTTGCATCGTATTGGTGACTATATTGGCCATTGTATTTGGTGCAGAGGCACGAACTATCAGTGACATGGGCCAGTTGCCGGATACCCTGCCAATTTTCTTATTACCTGATATTCCTCTAAATATGGATACCTTGCGTATTATCTTGCCTTACTCTATTAGTTTGGCCATAGTCGGTTTGTTAGAATCTATGATGACCTTGAGTATTGTAGATGACCTAACGGACACCAAAGGCGATCGTAATAAAGAATGCAAAGGTCAGGGAATGGCAAATATGGTTAGTGGTTTCTTTGGTGGTATGGCAGGTTGTGCGATGATTGGTCAGTCTATAATCAACGTAAAATCAGGCGGCTTTACTCGTTTATCGACCTTAATTGCTGGGTTGTTTTTATTATTGATGGTGGTCTTTTTAAGCGACTGGTTGAAGATTATTCCAATGGCCGCGTTAGTGGCGGTTATGATTATGGTATCGGTTGGTACCTTTAACTGGGGCTCTTTTAAGGAGCTCAAGACCAAACCTCTACAGAGTAATTTAGTAATGATCACCACGGTTGCGGTGGTCGTAGCCACCCATAACTTAGCTTATGGGGTCTTAATTGGTGTTCTGTTATCGGCATTATTCTTTGCTAATAAGATTGAGCGTTATATGAGTGTCGATACGCAACTGGATGAATCAAAGCAAACACGTTACTATCGAGTGAATGGCCAAGTCTTTTTCTCATCTGCAGAGCGCTTAATAGAATCATTTGATATTAAGGAGGCGATCCCTAATGTGGTTATTAATGTCTCTGAGGCTCATTTTTGGGATGTGACAGCAGTCGCTGCTATTGACAAAGTTATTATTAAGTTTCGCCGAGAAGGCACCGAAGTTGAGCTGATAGGCCTTAATGAGGCCAGCCAAGCGATGGTAGAAAAGTTCGGTGTTCATGACAAATCAGACGCCGCTAATAACTTAAGTGCTCATTAA
- a CDS encoding universal stress protein, producing MTTEQHILACIDGSAVTESVCNYAAWYASRLDLPVALLHVSDIPASSRRDLSGAIGVNSRQFLLEELTQLDEQRAKVVNSYSNALVQDAKSHINSDFDVEVSIYQRRGKLLPAIEHFEAKNRAIVMGRRGEDHKNDRINIGSQIETVARASHIPILICSEEFTAPTSYMIAFDASETAIKAIQMIAKSPLLKGLQGHIVMIGNHDDYAKESLAAAFQQLDSSGFTVEAHHLPESDAVDTLLAFQANNNVDIIVVGAYSGSKWRQLFLGSTTTQIIASTLSPVILVH from the coding sequence ATGACCACAGAACAGCATATTTTAGCTTGTATCGATGGATCGGCAGTCACTGAATCCGTTTGTAACTACGCTGCATGGTACGCCAGTCGCTTAGATTTACCGGTGGCACTATTACATGTTAGCGATATCCCTGCGTCGTCCAGGCGCGACTTGTCCGGTGCGATAGGGGTGAACAGTCGCCAGTTTTTATTAGAAGAATTAACCCAGCTCGATGAACAAAGAGCGAAGGTAGTGAACAGTTATAGTAATGCCTTAGTACAAGATGCAAAAAGTCATATCAACAGTGATTTTGATGTGGAAGTTAGCATTTATCAACGCCGCGGCAAGTTATTACCCGCTATTGAACACTTTGAAGCAAAAAATCGTGCCATTGTTATGGGGCGGCGCGGAGAAGATCATAAAAATGATCGAATCAATATTGGTAGCCAAATCGAAACGGTGGCACGCGCATCACACATACCTATCCTGATTTGTTCAGAGGAGTTTACCGCCCCTACCTCATACATGATCGCATTTGATGCCAGTGAAACGGCCATTAAAGCGATCCAAATGATTGCAAAGAGCCCACTGTTAAAAGGGTTGCAAGGTCATATTGTGATGATAGGCAATCATGATGACTATGCTAAAGAAAGCTTAGCAGCGGCATTTCAGCAATTAGATTCATCGGGCTTTACAGTAGAGGCTCATCACTTACCTGAGTCTGATGCTGTTGACACACTATTGGCATTTCAAGCAAACAATAATGTCGATATTATCGTGGTTGGGGCTTACAGTGGTTCCAAGTGGCGGCAATTGTTTCTGGGTAGTACAACGACACAAATTATTGCTAGCACACTGTCACCGGTTATTTTGGTGCATTAG
- a CDS encoding DMT family transporter, translating into MKATLYTIIALIAFAANSIFCRMALVEGYIDPWNFTIIRLLSGAASLGIIMVIYTYNLKRKATFNPAILKDKGSWLSSISLLFYALCFSIAYVELDAGTGALILFSAVQLTMIGWGIYKKEQLSALQWAAFVVAIAGFVYLMLPSAAVPSLFGAAIMAISGMAWGIYSIRGQVCVSPLRTTSFNFIRSLVAIPLLLLVGISHIQDISIEGILLASTSGAITSGMGYILWYAAMPLLKSTQAAVVQFCVPVLAAIGGALFLSEQLTMRFIIASTIILGAVLVFVLNKKALREPT; encoded by the coding sequence TTGAAAGCCACGTTGTACACAATTATTGCTTTAATTGCATTTGCCGCAAACTCTATTTTTTGTAGAATGGCCCTAGTTGAGGGTTATATCGATCCATGGAACTTTACTATTATTCGTCTGCTCAGTGGTGCCGCCTCTTTAGGCATTATTATGGTGATTTATACTTATAATTTAAAACGTAAAGCCACATTTAACCCGGCTATTTTAAAGGACAAAGGCAGCTGGCTAAGTAGCATTAGCTTATTGTTTTACGCACTGTGTTTTTCGATTGCCTATGTAGAACTGGATGCGGGTACGGGGGCACTTATTTTATTTTCAGCCGTACAACTGACCATGATAGGTTGGGGTATCTATAAAAAAGAGCAATTAAGCGCATTGCAGTGGGCAGCTTTTGTGGTCGCAATAGCAGGTTTTGTCTACTTAATGCTGCCTTCAGCAGCGGTACCATCACTGTTTGGGGCAGCAATTATGGCCATTAGCGGTATGGCATGGGGTATATACAGTATACGCGGTCAAGTGTGTGTATCACCGCTTAGAACCACAAGCTTTAACTTTATAAGGAGCTTAGTCGCCATTCCCCTATTGTTGTTAGTCGGTATAAGCCACATACAAGACATCAGCATTGAAGGAATATTATTAGCGAGTACTTCAGGGGCGATTACCTCAGGTATGGGCTATATCCTTTGGTATGCTGCTATGCCGCTGTTAAAAAGTACCCAAGCGGCAGTCGTACAGTTTTGCGTACCCGTGCTTGCGGCTATTGGTGGTGCGCTCTTTCTATCTGAGCAGTTGACCATGCGATTTATAATAGCAAGCACGATCATTTTAGGGGCAGTTCTGGTGTTTGTTTTAAACAAAAAAGCGCTTAGAGAGCCTACTTAA